Within Sporichthya brevicatena, the genomic segment GGCTACACGCACGAGTACGTCACCGGCTACGACGCCGAGGACCCCGCCACGGTGCTGCCCGGCGTGCACATGGTCGCCTCGCTGCTCAAGCACTGGCTGACCGGCACGCTGCACTACCGCGTCAGCGACGAGCACCTGCCGTGCTACCTCGACGAGTACGCATTCCGGTTCAACCGGCGCAACTCCAGCGCCCGCGGCATGCTCTTCTACCGCCTGCTCCAGCAGGCCGTCGCCACTGACCCCCATCCGTTGAGCGAACTGATCGTCAGTTCCCCGGACTGGTAAGGCTTACTGCACTCAAGCAGATATGCAGAACATGCGTTCGAACTGGGTGGGGGTTCCGTGCTGATCGACTTGCCGGACCGGGCCGACGTGGGGTGCGAGCCCCCGTGGGTCACCGGTGGCCGCCCGCCCTCGCCCGGGGATCCGGACTACGCCTCCTACCAGGACTTCCTCGCCTACGAGGCGCGGCGGGATGCGTTCTGGACCGCCCACGCGGCGGGTCCGGCACTGCCGCTGGATGCGCCGATCGACATGACCGCGGCCCGTTCCGACGCCGAACTGGTTTGGGAGGTCGCGGACGCGGACCGGTTGGAGAACGCCGCCTACGGGGCCAAGTGCCGGGCGGTGTCGAACGTGGCGATGCGGAAACTGCGCAACCCGGACGCCGATTACGACCCCGAATATCTGCGCCGTTCGGTCGAGGCCGAACTCGGCTGCCTGCTCAAGCTCTCACCGGCCGCGGTGTCGAACCTGTGCCACGTGTCGATGGAGTTGACCCGCCGCTACTCCAAGACCTTCGCCGCCCTCGAGCGCGGGGAGGTCAACCGGGTCCAGGTGCAGGCGATCGTCGACGAGGGCGCGGACCTCGACGTCGCGCAGGCCGCCCGCCTGGAAGAGCGGGTGTTGCCGGAGGCGCGCGAGCGTGGGGGCCGCTCGTTCCGGGACCGGGTCCGCCGCGAGGTCAAGGCGATCGACGCCGACGCGGTCCGCAAGCGGGAGAAGCGGGCCCGCGCGGATCGCTGCGTCTACCTCCGGCCGGAGTACGACGGCATGGCCACCCTGTGCCTGTTCATGCCCGAGGACGAAGCGCAGCGCATCTTCAAAGCCCTCAAGGAACGCGTCCACCACGACCGGGCGATCCAGAAAGAACAGGCGGCCGAGGCGCCGCTGGTGATCGCCCGCCAGGACGAGCGCACCATCGCCGCCCAAGAGCTCGACACCATCCAGGCGATCCTGGGTGAGGCGCTCGGGATCGACCCCACCGAGCCGGAGATCCCGGCCTCCTCCGCCCTCTCAGCGGAGGCGATCGAGCTGCTCGACCTGCACGCGAACACCTACGCGCCCACGGCGAAGATGAAGACCGCGGTGCGGAACCGGGACAAGCACTGCCGCTTCCCCGGCTGCCGGCGCCCCGCGCGCCAGTGCGACATCGACCACTCGATCCCGTTCACCAAGGTCAAGGGCAAGGTCCTGCGCGGCGGGACCCGTTACTGGAACCTCGGCTGTCTGTGCCGGTTCCACCACCAGGTCAAACAGATGCCCGGCTGGCATCTGGAACAAGACCGCGGCCGGTTCATCTGGACCACCCCCACAGGGCTGAGGTTCATCACCTATCCCGGCGCGGACGACCCCGACGCGGAACTACCGGACTTCATCAAAGAACTGACCGCCCCGGTCCCCTTCTGACCTGACGGGCTGTCAGTACCGCGGTCGCAGCGTCAGCTTTCCTCACCGGAGCGTGCCCACGACGGGCCGCCGGGTTCACCGATGTGCCCGGCGGCGATGTCGTCGTCGCGCACGCCGTCGTGGTCGTCGGCCGTCGTCGCCTGGCTGGTGTCCGGCAGGTCTTCCCGGCTGGTCTGGCCGACGTCGGGAACGTCCGCGCCCGCGTCGCCGCCATGGTCGGTGTGCATCACTCGTTTGTCGCCCACGCACGGCATCTACCCCCCACCGCGCACCCACATGCCCGGCCGCCGGCGCGGCGGAACAGCTCACCAGACCGACAGCACGTCCCCGCCGATCCGGACGACGAAGCCGGTCACGACGACCAGGAAGAACACGCGAACAAACCGCGCGCCCCGCCGCACCGCGACGCGGGCGCCGAGGTAGCCGCCGGCCAGGTTGCAGGCCCCCAGGACAAGGCCGACCCGCCACAGGACCGCGCCCTGCGGCACGAACACGCAGAGCGAGGCGAAGTTCGTCGCCCAGTTCGCCATCCGCGCCTTCGCCGACGCTTCGAGGAACGAGTACCCGAGCAGCCCGACGAGAGCGAACAGGAAGAAGCTTCCCGTCCCCGGCCCGAGCGCTTCGTCGTAGAACCCGACGATGAAGCCCGTCGCCATCGCAGCCGCGACGTGCCGGTGCCGCGCCCCCGCGAACCGCAGCTCCGTCGCCTCCCCGAGCGCCGGCCGGAACACGACGTACGCACCGACCACCACCAACGCGACCAGCACGATCGGGTCGAACGCGTCCCGCGGGATCAGGAACGTCACCGCCGCCCCCAGCGCCGAGCCCACGAACGCCAGCGCCATCAACGGCCGCGCTCACCACCGGCCCGTGGGCCGACGCGGGCGCCCGCACCAGCAGCGGGCGGTGGCACGACGTTCGAGCGCGGGCGGGGCGGCGCAGCTCGGGGTGTCCTCAAGGAGCGTCAAGCCGACCCGCGTGGCCGAAGGACACGCGATCAGGACGCGCGGCCGCACCACCGCAACCACCGACCGACGCGGCCCGCGCGTCCGGGAGGCAGCGACGGAGGACGCCCCGAGCGGAGCCGCACCGACCCCGCCCCACGCCCCTGGCTACGTTCGAACCATGGACGCGCGCACACGGTGGCCCGGGGAGACGGATCCCGACCACTCGACCTGGTACATCGAACGGTTCCGGAAGATGGCGGCGGAGGGCGCCGACCTCGCGGGAGAGGCGCGTCTGCTCGACGCGATGCTCCCCCGCTCCGCCCGGGTCCTGGACGCCGGCTGCGGGCCCGGCCGGCTCGGCGGCGAGCTCGCCGCCCGGGGCCACACGGTCGTCGGGGTCGACGTCGACCCCGCGCTGATCGCGGCAGCCGAGGCCGATCACCCCGGCCCCCGCTGGCTCGTCGGCGACCTCGCCGAGCTCGACCTGGCCGCGCACGGCGAGACCGAGCCCTTCGACGCCGCCGTCCTCGCCGGCAACGTCCTCGGCTTCGTCGCCCCCGGCAGCGAACCGCGGATCCTCGCCCGCCTCGCCGGCCACCTCAAGCCGGACGGCTTCCTGGCCGTCGGTCTCGGCAGCGACCGCGGCTATCCGCCCGCCGACATGGACGCCGACGCGGTCTCGGCCGGATTACGGCTGGAGCACAGATTCGCCACGTGGGACCTGCGTCCCTACGGCGAAAACGCGACATTTGCGGTCACGATCTATCGCACGTGACCAGTGTCGCAGAGACAAACCAACCTGCGATGGGTAAGCAGGTAGGGATGACTGTCCTCGACGCCCCCGCGAGGCCCCGCCCGTCGACCGGCCACCCTGCCTCCGCCGGTACCCGCCTGCATGATCTTGACGCCCTCCGGGGCGCGGTCATGCTGCTCGGCATCGCGCTGCACAGTGCGCTGCCGTTCTTCTCGACGATCTGGCCGGTCCCGGACTCCAGCGCGTCGACGGACAACTACTTCGACGAGTTCGTGCAGGGCGTCCACGGATGCCGGATGCAGCTGTTCTTCCTGCTCTCCGGCTTCTTCACCGCCCTGCTTCTGCACCGCCGCGGCCTGCGCGCCCTGCTCGCCCACCGCAGCAAGCGCGTCGGCATCCCGTTCCTCGTCGGCCTCGTCACCGTCGTCCCCCTGATCGAGCTCGCGGCCGCCGGCGCCGCGCTCCCCGAGGGCGGCTTCTCCGGCGTCGGCACCGGCGCCCCCACGAACACCGAGTGGTTCACGCCGCGTCAGAACCTGCACCACCTGTGGTTCCTGTGGTTCCTGTGCATCTACGTCGCGGCGATCGGCCTCGCCCACCACCTGACCTCGTGGCGCCCGCGCCTGCCGCGCGCCGTTCGCGCCGCGGTCCTCGCCGGGCTCGTCCTGGTCCCGTTCGCCATGCAGTACCCGATGGTCGGCTCCGGCCCCACCCGCACCTTCGGGCCCACCCTCCCCAACCACCTGCTCCCCGAGCTCGCGCCGCTCGTCTACTACGCGGCGTTCTTCGCGGTCGGGTTCCTGCTCTACGGGGCCCGCACCCGCGGCGGTCGCGCCGGCATCGACGCCGTCGGCCGCGGCTGGCCGATCGCCCTCGCCGTCAGCCTCCTCGTCGTCTTCCCTCTCGCCCGCGCGGCGACGTGGGACGACATCGAGGCGCCGATCCTCCCCGCCGCCGTCCTCCAGACGCTCTACGCGTGGGGGATGGTCGTCGGCCTCATCGGCCTGTTCCGCTGGGCCCTGCGCCGGGAGCGCCGCGGTGTCCGGTACCTCGCCGACGCGAGTTACTGGATCTACCTGATGCACCTTCCGCTGGTGATCGCGTTCCACCGGGCCATCCACACCTGGGACGCCCCCGCCTCGGTCAAGTTCACGACGCTCTGCGTCTCCGTCACCGCCGTCCTGCTCGTCACCTACCAGTGGGGCGTCCGGTACACCGTGATCGGCCGGGTCCTCCACGGCGCCCGGACCCGCCCGGCCTGACGCTGGTCACCGTGCACACCCCCGCGCGAGCGGTCTTTGTGCCTGCGTCCGACGCCTGAGCCGCGTCACCCCTCGTAGCGTCGCCAGCAGCCGACCGCCACCGAAGACGGCCGGCGTGACGACGCAGATGCGAGGTTGCCCATGCGACCGGCCCCGTTCTCCTACCTCGAGCCGGGCACGCTGGACGAGGCGTGCCAGGTGCTCGCCGACCGTGCCGGCACTGACCCGACCGCCGTCGCCGTCCTGGCCGGCGGCCAGAGCCTGGTCGCCCAGCTCAACGCCCGGCTCGTCCGACCCGCGACGGTCGTCGGCATCCGCCGGCTGACCGAGCTCACCACGGCCGACCGCACCGGCGACACCCTCCACCTCGGCGCCGCGGTCACCCAGCGCACCTGGCAGCAGCACCCGCTCGCCGAGCAGGCGCCGCTGGTCGCCGCCGCCCTGAACCACGTCGGCCACGTCCCCACCCGCAACCGCGGCACCCTCGGCGGCAGCGTCGCCTTCGCCGACCCCACCGCCGAGCTCCCGGCCGCACTGCTCGCCCTCGACGCCGCGGTCCGCCTCCGCTCCGCGAGCGGCGAGCGCGCCGTCCCCGTCGCCGAGTTCTGCACCGGCCGCTTCACCACCGTCCGCCGGCCGGACGAGCTGCTGGTCGGTCTCGACGTCCCCGTCACCACCGCCCGCTGGGCGTTCGAGCAGCGGCACTACCGCCGCCACGGCAAGGTCTCGGTCGCCGCGCTCGCCCAGGCCGACGGCTCCGCCCGCGTCGCCCTCGGCGGCGTCGGGGACACGCCGCTGCTGCTCGCCGTCTCCCCCGACGCCAAGGCCGACGCCGTCGTCGAGGAGGCGCAGGCCCTGCTCACCCCCAGCCCGGACCACCTCGTGAGCGCCGCCTACCGCCGCCGGCTGCTCGACCTCGCCCTCACCGCCGCCCTCGAGAACCTCCGCGGAACCGCCACCGGAGCTGCCGCATGAGCACCCCGACCGACCTCGCTGCCGACCAACTCGTCCGCCTGCGCGTCAACGGCGAACCGCTCACCGCCGTCGTCGAACCGCGCACCAACCTCGCCGACGTCCTGCGCGAACAGGCCGGCCTCACCGGCACCCACACCTCCTGCCACCAGGGCTGGTGCGGCGCCTGCACCGTCCTCATCGACGGCTGCTCCGCCCGCTCCTGCCTCACCCTCGCGGTCGCCGCGACCGACACCGAGGTCACCACGGTCGAGGGCCTCGGCGAGCCCGACGGTTCCCTCACGGCCCTGCAGGAGGCGTTCGTCGAGCACTTCGCCTTCCAGTGCGGGTTCTGCACGCCAGGCTTCCTGGTCCTCGCCACCGAGATCCTCGACGAGGCCCGCGCCGGCACCACCTTCACCCGCGACGACCTGGCCCAGCGCCTGGCCGCCAACGTCTGCCGCTGCACCGGCTACGTCGGGATCCTCAACGCCGTCGAGGCCGCGCTCGCCGCGCAGGGAACGGAGGTCCGGTCGTGACTGCCCAGGCCGAGCGCCCCACCTACGTCGGCGCACGCATCCCGTCCCGCAACGGCGCACGGTTCGTCCGCGGCGCCGGACGGTACGTCGACGACATCCACCTCCCGCGCGAGGCGACGCTCGCCGTCCTGCGCAGCCCGCACGCGCACGCACGGATCGTCTCGATCGACACCAGCCGCGCCGCCGCCCTCGACGGCGTCCTCGCCGTCGCCACCGGCGCCGAGCTCTTCGAGCGGATCGGCCCGCAGAGCTACCTGTGGGACCTCCCGGGCCAGAAGGTCGGCCACGGCCGCCCGCTCGCGGTCGAGAAGGTCCGTCACGTCGGCGAGCCCGTCGTCGCCGTCGTCGCCCGCGACCAGTACGTCGCCGAGGACGCCCTCGAGCTGATCGACGTCGTCTACGAGCCGCTCCCGCCCGTCGTCGACTTCGACGCCGCCCTCGCCGAGGACCCCGTGCTCCTCCACGAGGAGTGGGGCGACAACATCCAGGTCCGCTCCGCGTGGCCGGTCGTGATCCCCGGCCTGCCGGAGCCGCCGGACGCCGGCGCCGCCCTCGACGGTGCGCACGTCGTCGTCTCCGAGACCTTCGACGTCGCCCGCATGACCGCGACGTCGATGGAGACCCGCGGCATCGTCTGCGACTACTCCCCCGGCGGGCCGAGCCTGACGATCTACAGCTCGACCCAGTCGCCCCATCAGATCCGCCAGGGCCTCGCCGCGATGCTGGGCCTCGCCGAGAACCAGATCCGCGTCATCGCCCCGGACGTCGGCGGCGCCTTCGGCATGAAGGCCGTCGTCTACCCCGAGGACGCCCTCGCCCCGTACTTCGCCCTGCAGCTGCGCCGCCCGGTCCGCTTCGTCGAGCAGCGCGACGAGTCCTTCGTCGCCTCCACGCCGTCGCGCGCCCAGCGCATGCAGCTCGAACTCGGCTTCGACGCCGAGGGCCACATCGTCGGCCTCCGGTCGCGTTACCTGATCGACCTCGGCAGCGCCCCGTCCACCTGCGGCGCCGGAACCGGCTGGGCCACCGGCGCCCTGCTCTGCGGCCCCTACGCGGTCCCCGCGGTCGACATCCAGGCCAGCGCGGTCGTCACCAACAAGTCGCCGCTCGGTGCGTTCCGCGGCTTCGGTCAGCCCGAGGCCAACTTCCCCATGGAGCGCCTGCTCGACATCGCCGCGCGCAGGCTCTCCATCGACCCCGTCGAGCTCCGTCGCCGCAACCTCGTCCCCGCCGACGCCTTCCCGTACACCAACGCGGCCGGAATGCTCCTCGACAGCGGCAACTACGCGGCGCTGCTCGACCTTGCCGTCTCGCGACCGGCGTACGCCGAGGCCCTCGCCGAGCGCGACGCCGCCCGCGCCGAGGGCCGGCACGTCGGCCTCGGGATCGCCTTCTACAACGAGTGCACGAACTTCGGTCCGTCCGGCGTCTTCCCGCTGATCGGCATCACGCAGGGCGGGTGGGACGCCACGACCGTCGCCGTCGAGCCCGACGGCAAGATCCGCGTGACGATCAGTCAGACGCCGATGGGTCAGGGCGTCGAGACCGCGCTCGCCCAGCAGGCGGCCGACGCCTTCGGGGTCGACCTCGCCGACGTCACCGTCCACTTCGGCGACACCGCCTCCTCGCACTACACCGGCTACGCCAGTGGCGCGAGCCGCGCGGCCGGCATCGGCGGCTCCTCGCTGCTGGTCGCGGCCGGCAAGGCCAAGGAGAAGCTCCGCGCGATCGCGGCGCACCTCCTCGAGGCCAACGAGGCCGACGTCGACCTCCTCCCCGGGGGCTTCGGCGTCCCGAACAGCGGCGTCGACCCGATTCCCCTCGCCCGCATCGCGGCGGCCGCGTACCAGGGCGGCAACCTACCCGAGGGCATGGAGCCCGGCCTGGAGTTCCTCGGCGCGTTCGACCCGATGGCGCTCGCCTTCTCCTACGGCGTCGTCGTCGCCCTCGTCGAGCTCGACCCCGGCACCGGTCAGGTGACGGTCCGTCGGTTGATCGTCGGCCACGACTGCGGCAATCAGCTCAACCCCGCGATCGTCGAGAACCAGGTGATCGGCGGCGTCGTGCAGGGCCTGAGCACCGCGCTGCTCGAGGAATTGCCCTACGACGCCGACGGCCGCCCCCTGGCGCTCTCGCTGCGGGACTACCCACTGCCCGCGCCCACCGATCTCCCCGAGTTCGACCTGTTCCACACCGTGACCCCCACGCCGTTCACCCTCAACGGGGCGAAGGGCGTCGGGGAGAGCGGGGTGATCGCGGCTCCGGCCGCGATCGTCAACGCGATCCAGGACGCGCTCCCGGCGGGAGCACCTGAAATCACTGCCATCCCGGTCCGCCCTGAGCGGATCCTCGACGCCTTCGGAGCGCAAGCATGAGCGAGTCGACCACCAGCCGCATCGGTGTCCTGCTGGGCAGCACCACACCGCCGGAGGACATCGCCCGCCTCTCGCGGGAGGTGGAGCAGGGCGGGTTCGGCCAGCTCTGGATCCCCGAGGACTACTTCTTCCTCGGCGGCATCGCCGCCGCCGGCATCGCCCTCGGCGCCACCGAGCGCATCCCGGTCGGTCTGTCCGTCGTCTCCTCGATGGTCCGCCACCCCGCGCTCCTCGCCATGGAGATCGCGACGCTCAGCCGCGCGTTCCCCGGCCGCTTCATGCCCGGCATCGGTCACGGCGTCCCCGCCTGGACCGCGCAGATGGGCCTCACGGTCCGCTCGCCGATGACGGCGCTCCGCGAGAACCTCGTGCACGTCCGCTCACTGCTCGGCGGCGATAAGGTCAACCACACCGGCGGCATCCACGACTTCAACGAGGTCGTCCTCACGCACCCGGCGACCGAGACCGTGCCGATCTACACCGGCGTCCTCGGCGACAAGGGTGTCGCCCTCACCGGTGAGTTGGCCGAAGGCCTCGTCGTCAGCGCGCTCGCGCCCGTCGAGTACGTCGCCGCCACCCGTGCCAAGCTCGACGCCGCCGCCGCCGGCCGCGACGTCCGCCCCGAGCTCGTCACGCTCGTCGCGGTCAACCTGACCAACGACGACAGCAAGGCGGACCTCGTCCGTCAGCAGCTGCGCCCGGTCCTCGCCTTCTACATCGCGGCCACCGGCCCCGGCCCACTGTTCGGTGCCATCGAGGGCGCCAACGAGATGACCGCGGACATGATCGCCCGCGGCGGCTTCGAGACCGTCCTCGCCGAGATGCCCGACGAGTGGATCGACACGTTCGCGATCGCCGGCGGCCCGGCACACGCGAAGGCCCGCATCCAGTCCTACCTCGACGCCGGCAGCGACAAGGTCGTCATCGCCACCGTCGTCCCCGAGGGCACCGAGTCCTCCCTCGCCGCGGCCCGCGAACTGCTGGCTGACTTCCCGGCCTGAGCCCGCCCGACCCGCCACCCCGTAGACAGGAGATCCCCATGACTGACCTGGAGAAGGCCGTCGAACAAGACACCGCCGCGATCCTCGAGGTCCACAACGGCTGGAACAAGTCCAACCTCGGCCTCGTCGCCGAGTCGATGCTGCCGTTCTTCCCCGAGGGCGACGGCTACCTGCAGTTCAACCTCAACGGCTTCACCTACCGCGGCAAGGCCGACAAGGCGAAGCTGTGGCGCAACCTGCGGGCCGTCGGGGTCGACATCGTGCGCCTGGAGGAGAAGGAGCCGCCGACGATCCAGGTCTTCGGCGACGTCGCCCTGCTCACCTCGGAGGCCGAGGCCGAGCTCGTCATGCCCACCCCGACCGGCAAGCTCGAGAGCGGCGGCACCACGCACTTCCGGAACACGGAGTTCTACCGCCGCGACGACGGCCTCGGGAACCCCGAGTGGCGCATCTGGCACATGCACGTCAGCGAGGCCGCCCCCGAGGGCGCACTGAAGTACGGGACGGAATGACATGACGTCCCGTCAGTCGAGGACCGTGGACGGGCCCGTCGGCCCGATCGCGGTCGACGTGTTCGGCGAGCCGACCGCGGACGGCACGGTGGTGCTGGTGCACCCCATCAACACCGCCGCCCTCGTGTGGGACCCGGTCGCCGAGCTCCTCGACCGGCCGGTGGTCGCGCTGGATCTGCGCGGCCACGGCCGGTCCCCGATGACCGGCCCGTTCGCGATCGAGGGCGGCTGGCTCGACGACGTGGTCGCCGTGCTCGACGGCCTGGGCCTGAACTCGGCCCACCTGGCCGGCGGGTCGCTCGGCGGCACGATCTCCCTCGCGGCCGCCGCGCTCCACCCGGAGCGGGTCCGCAGCGTCGCCTGCTTCGGCAGCACGCTCGGGGTCGGCGTCCCGACCGAGGCCATCGAGGCGATGGTGACCGAGCTCGAGACCAAGGGCACCGTCCGCTACTTCGCGGACCTCGGTCCGCAGGTCGTGGGCGCCGCGTCGCGGGACGACCGCTTCGTCCTCGCCTCGCTCGCCGCCGCCGTCGGCGCCCGGGACACCGCGGTGATCGCCGGCATCCTGCGCGGTGCGTTCAGCGCGGACATCCGGCACCTCGGCCTGTCCGGCATCAAGGTCCCCGTCCTCGCCGCCACCGGCACCGAGGACCCGACCTGCCCGCCGGAGATGACCGCCGAGATCGCCTCGGTCACCGGCGGCACCGCCGTCGAACTGCCCGGCCTCGGCCACCTGCCGATGCTCGAGCAGCCCCAGCGGGTCGTCGAACTCCTCCTCCAGAACATCACGCAGAGCGAGGCAGCCGCATGACGTACTCGATCGTCGCCCACGACCCCGCGACCGGCCAGCTCGCCGTCGGGAGTCAGTCGCACTTCTTCGGCGTCGGCCGTCTCGTCGGCTGGGGCGA encodes:
- a CDS encoding HNH endonuclease signature motif containing protein; this encodes MLIDLPDRADVGCEPPWVTGGRPPSPGDPDYASYQDFLAYEARRDAFWTAHAAGPALPLDAPIDMTAARSDAELVWEVADADRLENAAYGAKCRAVSNVAMRKLRNPDADYDPEYLRRSVEAELGCLLKLSPAAVSNLCHVSMELTRRYSKTFAALERGEVNRVQVQAIVDEGADLDVAQAARLEERVLPEARERGGRSFRDRVRREVKAIDADAVRKREKRARADRCVYLRPEYDGMATLCLFMPEDEAQRIFKALKERVHHDRAIQKEQAAEAPLVIARQDERTIAAQELDTIQAILGEALGIDPTEPEIPASSALSAEAIELLDLHANTYAPTAKMKTAVRNRDKHCRFPGCRRPARQCDIDHSIPFTKVKGKVLRGGTRYWNLGCLCRFHHQVKQMPGWHLEQDRGRFIWTTPTGLRFITYPGADDPDAELPDFIKELTAPVPF
- a CDS encoding TSUP family transporter — its product is MALAFVGSALGAAVTFLIPRDAFDPIVLVALVVVGAYVVFRPALGEATELRFAGARHRHVAAAMATGFIVGFYDEALGPGTGSFFLFALVGLLGYSFLEASAKARMANWATNFASLCVFVPQGAVLWRVGLVLGACNLAGGYLGARVAVRRGARFVRVFFLVVVTGFVVRIGGDVLSVW
- a CDS encoding class I SAM-dependent methyltransferase → MDARTRWPGETDPDHSTWYIERFRKMAAEGADLAGEARLLDAMLPRSARVLDAGCGPGRLGGELAARGHTVVGVDVDPALIAAAEADHPGPRWLVGDLAELDLAAHGETEPFDAAVLAGNVLGFVAPGSEPRILARLAGHLKPDGFLAVGLGSDRGYPPADMDADAVSAGLRLEHRFATWDLRPYGENATFAVTIYRT
- a CDS encoding acyltransferase family protein, encoding MTVLDAPARPRPSTGHPASAGTRLHDLDALRGAVMLLGIALHSALPFFSTIWPVPDSSASTDNYFDEFVQGVHGCRMQLFFLLSGFFTALLLHRRGLRALLAHRSKRVGIPFLVGLVTVVPLIELAAAGAALPEGGFSGVGTGAPTNTEWFTPRQNLHHLWFLWFLCIYVAAIGLAHHLTSWRPRLPRAVRAAVLAGLVLVPFAMQYPMVGSGPTRTFGPTLPNHLLPELAPLVYYAAFFAVGFLLYGARTRGGRAGIDAVGRGWPIALAVSLLVVFPLARAATWDDIEAPILPAAVLQTLYAWGMVVGLIGLFRWALRRERRGVRYLADASYWIYLMHLPLVIAFHRAIHTWDAPASVKFTTLCVSVTAVLLVTYQWGVRYTVIGRVLHGARTRPA
- a CDS encoding FAD binding domain-containing protein; the encoded protein is MRPAPFSYLEPGTLDEACQVLADRAGTDPTAVAVLAGGQSLVAQLNARLVRPATVVGIRRLTELTTADRTGDTLHLGAAVTQRTWQQHPLAEQAPLVAAALNHVGHVPTRNRGTLGGSVAFADPTAELPAALLALDAAVRLRSASGERAVPVAEFCTGRFTTVRRPDELLVGLDVPVTTARWAFEQRHYRRHGKVSVAALAQADGSARVALGGVGDTPLLLAVSPDAKADAVVEEAQALLTPSPDHLVSAAYRRRLLDLALTAALENLRGTATGAAA
- a CDS encoding (2Fe-2S)-binding protein, with translation MSTPTDLAADQLVRLRVNGEPLTAVVEPRTNLADVLREQAGLTGTHTSCHQGWCGACTVLIDGCSARSCLTLAVAATDTEVTTVEGLGEPDGSLTALQEAFVEHFAFQCGFCTPGFLVLATEILDEARAGTTFTRDDLAQRLAANVCRCTGYVGILNAVEAALAAQGTEVRS
- a CDS encoding xanthine dehydrogenase family protein molybdopterin-binding subunit — translated: MTAQAERPTYVGARIPSRNGARFVRGAGRYVDDIHLPREATLAVLRSPHAHARIVSIDTSRAAALDGVLAVATGAELFERIGPQSYLWDLPGQKVGHGRPLAVEKVRHVGEPVVAVVARDQYVAEDALELIDVVYEPLPPVVDFDAALAEDPVLLHEEWGDNIQVRSAWPVVIPGLPEPPDAGAALDGAHVVVSETFDVARMTATSMETRGIVCDYSPGGPSLTIYSSTQSPHQIRQGLAAMLGLAENQIRVIAPDVGGAFGMKAVVYPEDALAPYFALQLRRPVRFVEQRDESFVASTPSRAQRMQLELGFDAEGHIVGLRSRYLIDLGSAPSTCGAGTGWATGALLCGPYAVPAVDIQASAVVTNKSPLGAFRGFGQPEANFPMERLLDIAARRLSIDPVELRRRNLVPADAFPYTNAAGMLLDSGNYAALLDLAVSRPAYAEALAERDAARAEGRHVGLGIAFYNECTNFGPSGVFPLIGITQGGWDATTVAVEPDGKIRVTISQTPMGQGVETALAQQAADAFGVDLADVTVHFGDTASSHYTGYASGASRAAGIGGSSLLVAAGKAKEKLRAIAAHLLEANEADVDLLPGGFGVPNSGVDPIPLARIAAAAYQGGNLPEGMEPGLEFLGAFDPMALAFSYGVVVALVELDPGTGQVTVRRLIVGHDCGNQLNPAIVENQVIGGVVQGLSTALLEELPYDADGRPLALSLRDYPLPAPTDLPEFDLFHTVTPTPFTLNGAKGVGESGVIAAPAAIVNAIQDALPAGAPEITAIPVRPERILDAFGAQA
- a CDS encoding LLM class flavin-dependent oxidoreductase is translated as MSESTTSRIGVLLGSTTPPEDIARLSREVEQGGFGQLWIPEDYFFLGGIAAAGIALGATERIPVGLSVVSSMVRHPALLAMEIATLSRAFPGRFMPGIGHGVPAWTAQMGLTVRSPMTALRENLVHVRSLLGGDKVNHTGGIHDFNEVVLTHPATETVPIYTGVLGDKGVALTGELAEGLVVSALAPVEYVAATRAKLDAAAAGRDVRPELVTLVAVNLTNDDSKADLVRQQLRPVLAFYIAATGPGPLFGAIEGANEMTADMIARGGFETVLAEMPDEWIDTFAIAGGPAHAKARIQSYLDAGSDKVVIATVVPEGTESSLAAARELLADFPA
- a CDS encoding nuclear transport factor 2 family protein translates to MTDLEKAVEQDTAAILEVHNGWNKSNLGLVAESMLPFFPEGDGYLQFNLNGFTYRGKADKAKLWRNLRAVGVDIVRLEEKEPPTIQVFGDVALLTSEAEAELVMPTPTGKLESGGTTHFRNTEFYRRDDGLGNPEWRIWHMHVSEAAPEGALKYGTE
- a CDS encoding alpha/beta fold hydrolase, giving the protein MTSRQSRTVDGPVGPIAVDVFGEPTADGTVVLVHPINTAALVWDPVAELLDRPVVALDLRGHGRSPMTGPFAIEGGWLDDVVAVLDGLGLNSAHLAGGSLGGTISLAAAALHPERVRSVACFGSTLGVGVPTEAIEAMVTELETKGTVRYFADLGPQVVGAASRDDRFVLASLAAAVGARDTAVIAGILRGAFSADIRHLGLSGIKVPVLAATGTEDPTCPPEMTAEIASVTGGTAVELPGLGHLPMLEQPQRVVELLLQNITQSEAAA